The following DNA comes from Noviherbaspirillum sp. L7-7A.
CGCCATGCGGCCGATCGCGTCCTGGTTGCGTCCCCACAGCAGCACGTCATGGCGCGCCGCCAGCGCCAGTGCCAGCGCGGTACCCCAGGCGCCAGCGCCCAATACCGTGATCTTCACGCTGACTCAGTCGCCCCAGATGTCGGCGGCGCGGATATAGCCGCCCTGGCCATCGCGATGGCGCACCTTGATCCAGCCCGATGAAATCGGCTCGGCCAGTTCCAGCAGCACGCCCTTGTCGGCGGTGAATACCACAGCGCCGGCCTCGTCCGCGCTGGCGCGCACCCTGGCGCCGGCGGTGCTGACGACCACATGGCGCCGGTTGTCCAAGGCCTTGGCTTCGACCCAGGACAGGTCGCCCGCGACATCGCGCACCTTGGTCCATTCGCCATAGCTCAGCACCACTTCGACCGGCATGCCGCGCGGCGCGACGAACATCTTGCGGCCGCGTTCGGACGGCGCGTCGTACAGGATGGCGGGCGCGGCGCCCACCGACTTGAACTCGGCGGCGCGCGCCGCTGGCGCCGCCAGCGTGGCGGCTATGGCAGCCAGGGCAGCGGCCCAAACAATACGGCGTTTCATTGCAATGCTCAGTGCTTGGCCTGCGAACCGTCCGGCATCACGATGCCGGCGCCGCCCGCCTGCTGACCCTGCTGCTCGGCCAGCGCCTGCAGGCGCTGCTGGTAGAACAGCTCGAAATTGATTTCCGACAGGTGCACCGGCGGGAAGCCGGCGCGGGTGATCAGGTCGGCGATGTTGGCGCGCAGGTACGGGTACACGATGTTCGGGCAGCCGATGCCCAGCAGCGGGTCGAGCTGTTCGGCCGGGATGTTGCGGGCCTCGAAGATGCCGGCCTGCTTGCATTCGACCAGGAAGGCAACCTTGTCCTTGATCTTGGCGGTCACGGTGATGGTCACGGTGGACTCGAAGATGCCGTCGGCCAGCGGCTCGGCGCCGACGTCGACCGCCACTTCCATGTTCGGCGCTTCCTGCTCGAGGAAGATGGTCGGGGAATTCGGCTGCTCCAGCGAGACATCCTTCAGGTAGACGCGCTGGATCTGGAATACGGGTTGCAGGTTTTCGTCGGACATGGACTTCTTTCTATGTAGGAAGGTGGTTGCTTATTCGCCGCGCAAGAGCGGTTCGAGCTTGCCGGCGCGGTCGAGCGCGGACAGGTCGTCGAAGCCGCCGACATGGGTGTCGCCGATGTAGATCTGCGGCACGGTGCGGCGGCCGGTTTTCTGCATCATGTGGTTTCGTTGTTCCGGATCGAGGTCGATGCGGACCTTTTCGATCTCGTCAACGCCCTTGGCTTTCAGGAGGCGCTCCGCCATCACGCAATAGGGGCAGACGCCGGTGCTGTACATGAGAACATGCGCGGTCATGATGTTGTTCCTTGATTATTTCGCGGTCGGCAGGCCCTGTGCCCGCCACGCGGCCAGGCCGCCATCGAGACTGTAGACTTCGGAAAAGCCGGCGCTCTTCAGCTGGCTGGCCGCGCGGGCCGACTGCGCACCGGAAGAGCATACAACGATTACCGATTTCGATTTGAACTTGTCCAGCTCGCTGATGCGCGACTTCAAATCCTTCAGCGGGATGTGGCGGGCGTCGCGGATATGGCCGGCGGCGAATTCATCCTGGTCGCGGATGTCCAGGATCACGCCCTTGCCCTGGTTCAGCATTTGGGTGGCCTGCAGCAGCGAGACGCGCGCGCCGCCGCGTTGCAGGGTGGGCAGAAAGAGCGCGCCGCCGGATAGCAGGGCCAGCGCGATCAGCCAGATATTATCGATGAAGAATTTCACAAGCTTGCCGTCGTCAGTAGGTGGAATCGGGAGGAGGAAACCGGTTGGATAGGGTTGGAACTGCCAAAAGAGCGCGACATTATAAAATAGAAGTCGGTTTACAATTCAAAACCTGCAAAACCCGCGTTTGCCCGCATTTGCCCCCATTTCCCCATAGACCATAAAAGCCCCATGTACAAAATCGTATTGATGCGCCACGGCGAATCCACCTGGAATCTGGAAAACCGCTTCACCGGCTGGACCGATGTCGACCTGACCGAAAAAGGCGTGGCCGAAGCGCGCCACGCCGGCAAGCTGCTGAAGGATGCCGGCCTCTCCTTCGACGTCGCCTACACTTCCGTCCTCAAGCGCGCCATCCGCACCCTGTGGATCACGCTCGATGAAATGGACCTGATGTGGCTGCCGGTGAAGAACGACTGGCGCCTCAACGAGCGCCACTACGGCGCGCTGCAGGGGCTGGACAAGGCCGAGACCGCCGCCAAGTACGGCGACCAGCAGGTGCTGGTATGGCGCCGCAGCTACGACACCCCGCCCAACCCGCTCGACGCCAATGATCCGCGCGCTTCCTACAACGACCCGCGCTATGCCGGCCTGAAGCGCGAGCAGATCCCGCTGACGGAATGCCTGAAGGACACCGTGGCGCGCGTGATGCCGGCCTGGGACGAGGAAATCGCGCCGGCCATCAGGGCGGGCAAGCGCATCATCATCTCGGCCCACGGCAACAGCCTGCGCGCGCTGATCAAGATGCTCGACGGGATCAGCGACGCCGACATCGTCGGCCTGAACGTGCCCAACGGCCAGCCGCTGGTGTACGAGCTCGATGCCAACCTGAAACCGATCCGCAGCTACTACCTCGGCGACGCCGATGCGATTGCCGCAGCCATGCAGGCAGTGGCCAGCCAGGGCAAGGCCAAGTAAAACCTTCCCGAGACAATCCGTGACTGTTCAACGATGGCGCGGCGCCGCGCTGGGCCTGGCGCTGCTATTGGCGGCCGGCCCGGGCGGCGCCGCCAAGCTGACCGAGCGCACCCGGCAGAAACAGGCCGCCGAGGCCGAACGCGCCGTGCTGCAGCAGAAGCTGACGGCCTTGAAGCGCGATATCACTCGCACCGAGAGCGCCAAGGAAGACGCGGCCGATGCGCTGGCCGAATCCGAAGCGGCGATCTCCGACGCCAACCGTGCGCTGTACGACCTTGCCCGCGAGCAGAAGGACACGGCCGGCCGCATCGCCCGCCTGCAGAAGGAGCTGGCGCAGCTGACGAAGGAAGTCGACGCCCAGAAGGCGCGGCTGTCGCGGCTCCTGCGCCAGCAGCACATGGCCGGCGGCGAAGACCGCATCAAGCTGCTGCTGTCGGGCGACAACCCGAACCGCGTCAACCGCGACCTGCAATACCTGGGCTATGTGTCGCAGGCCCAGGCCAGGCTGATCGAATCGCTGCGCGCCGACGTGGCGGCAGTGGAAAAGAACAAGGCCGATACCCAGGAAGCCAAGGAAGAACTGGATGAGATCGCGTTGGAGCAGCGCGACCAGAAAGCCCTGCTGGAGCGGGAAAAGGCCAAGCGCGCCACGCTGGTGGCGCAACTGTCGAACAAGCTCGGCGAGCAGCGCAAGGAAGTCGGCAACATCCAGCGCGACGAGCAGCGCCTGGGCGGCCTGGTCGACAAGCTGGCCAGGATGATCGAGGAACAGCGGCTGGCCGACATCGCCGCCGAGAAGCGGCGCCAGCAGCAGCTCGCGGCGGCCGCCGCCGAACGCGCCCGCCAGGAAAAGCTGCGCGAGCAGCAGGCGGCCGCGAAGCGGCAGCGCGAACAGCAGGCAGCCAATGCACCCAGGGGGAAACCCCTGCCGGCGAACAATCCGGATGCGATCGACGCCGACGAGAATCCCAGCCTGGCTGCCAACAAGCGGGAGCGGGCACTGCCGCCGCCCCCGCCGCCGGCGCCGCCGGCCGGCATCTTCCCGGCTTCCTTCCCGGCGCTGCGCGGCCAGATGGCAATGCCGGTGCATGGCGAGATCGCGGCGCGTTTCGGCGGCGGCCGCGGCGACGGCCCGAGCTGGAAAGGCCTGTTTATCAAGGCCGCCGAAGGCGCCGAGGTCAAGGTGGTGGCCGGCGGCCGGGTGGTGTTCGCCGAATGGCTGCGCGGCTTCGGCAACCTGATCATCGTCGATCACGGCGGCCAGTACATGAGCATCTATGGCAATAACCAGTCGCTGCTGAAGCGGCCGGGCGATGCGGTCAGGGCCGGCGAAGTCATTGCCAGTGCAGGCAATAGCGGCGGCAACGAACAATCGGGTTTATACTTTGAAATGCGGCATCAGGGCCGCGCCTTCGATCCTCTCGGTTGGGTAACTTCCAGGTGACACATGAGCAGCAAATTCAAGAACTTCGGTCTTATTGGTCTAGGCATGCTTGCCGGCGTCGTCGGCTCGATGCAATTCGACGCGCTGGCGCAGAAAAACGCCGGCGCCCCGCTGCCGGTCGATGAACTGCGCCAGCTGGCCGACGTGTTCGGGCTGATCAAGTCCGACTATGTCGAGAATGTCGAGGACAGGAAGCTGCTGACCGAGGCCATCTCCGGCATGGTGGCGTCGCTCGACCCGCATTCGGCCTACCTGGACAAGAAGGCCTTCAAGGAACTGCGTGAAGGCACCCAGGGCAAGTTCGTCGGCCTCGGCATCGAGGTCGGCATGGAAGACGGCTACGTGAAGGTCATCTCGCCGATCGAGGATTCGCCCGCCTACAAGGCAGGCCTGAAAGCCGGCGACCTGATCACGCGACTCGACAGCACGCCGGTCAAGGGCATGACGCTGGACGAGGCGGTCAAGCGCATGCGAGGCGAGCCCAATACCAAGATCACGCTGACGGTGGCGCGCAAGGAAGAAGACAAGCCGGTGCTGATCACCATCGTGCGCCAGGAAATCCGGGTGCAGAGCGTCAAGTCCAAGCTGATCGAACCCGGTTACGCCTGGGTGCGGGTCTCGCAGTTCCAGGAGCCGACGGTCGAGGACATGGCCAAGAAGATCGGCGCCCTGTATGCCCAGGACCCCAACATCAAGGGCCTGGTGCTGGACCTGCGCAATGATCCGGGCGGCGTGCTGCCGGGCGCGATCGGCGTCTCCGCCGCCTTCCTGCCCAAGGACGTGGCCATCGTCTCGACCAATGGCCAGCTGCCGGATTCCAAGGCGACCTTCTATGCGCGGCGCGAGTTCTACGGCACCCGCTCGCTGAGCGATCCGCTGGCCAAACTGCCGGAGGCGGTGAAGAATGTGAAGATGGTGGTGCTGGTCAACTCCGGCTCGGCCTCGGCCTCCGAGATCGTGGCGGGCGCGCTGCAGGACTACAAGCGCGCCACCATCATGGGCAGCCAGACCTTTGGCAAGGGCTCGGTCCAGACCATCCGCCAGCTCTCCGCCGACACCGCGGTGAAGCTGACCACGGCCCGCTACTACACCCCCAACGGCCGTTCGATCCAGGCCCGCGGCATCGTGCCCGACCTGATGGTCGACGAAACCCCGGAAGGCGATGGCCTGAACAGCCTGCGCCTGCGCGAAGCCGACCTGACCAAGCACCTCTCCAACGACAAGGACAAGGAAGCCGAAGTCCGCAACAAGGTCGACGAACTGGAAGAGGAGCAGCGCCTGGCGGCGCTGGACAAGAAGCGCAAGCCGCTGGAGTTCGGCGGCAAGGACGACTTCCAGCTGGCGCAGGCGCTCAACCACCTGAAGGGCCTGCCGGTGCAGGTTGCCAAGGCCAGGGTCGTGGAGAGCAAGAAGGAACCCAGCATCAACGACCCGGAAGATCCGAAGAAGAACGACGGCAAGAAGTAATATCGGCATCCATCCCACGGGCCGCAGCGATGCGGCCTTGTTTTTTCAGGCCTGGCTCCATCCATGAACGACCAACAACTGCTGCGCTACTCCCGCCATATCCTGCTCGACCCGATCGGCATCGAGGGGCAGGAAAAGCTATTGGCCGGGCATGCGCTGGTAATTGGCGCCGGCGGCCTGGGGTCGCCCGCCGCGTTCTACCTCGCGTCCGCCGGCGTGGGCCGCATCACGCTGGCCGACAACGACACGGTGGACCTGACCAACCTGCAGCGGCAGATCCTGCACACCACCGACCGGGTCGGCCAGCCGAAGGCGCAGTCCGGCAAGCTGACGCTGGCGGGCATCAATCCCGAAGTGGAAGTGGTCGCCCTGACGGAGCGGCTGGAAGGCGAGCGGCTGCGCGCGCTGGCGGCTGCGGCCGACGTGGTGCTGGACTGCAGCGACAATTTCGCCACCCGCCACGCCGTCAATGCCGCCTGTGTCGCGGCCGGCGTGCCGCTGGTGTCGGGCGCCGCCATCCGCTTCGACGGCCAGATCTCGGTATTCGACAGCAGCCGGCCGGACGCGCCCTGCTATGCCTGCCTGTTCCCGCCCGACCAGGAGTTCGAGGAAGTCCAGTGCGCCACCATGGGCGTGTTCGCGCCGCTGGTGGGCATCATCGGCACCATGCAGGCGGCCGAGGCGCTCAAGCTGCTGGCCGGCCTCGGCGAGCCGCTGGCCGGCCGCCTGCTGCTGCTCGACGCCATGAGCATGGAGTGGAGCAGCATACGGATACAGCGCAATCCGGCCTGCCCGGTATGCGGCGGGCGGCATGCCGGCGCACCGGCATGAATCCAGGCTGCCATGAAAATTGCGGGCAATTTACTTGCGGCCGACATTGCGCGAAATAAAGGAATGTGCATTCTTGCAATAGCGTTTCTCTGAAACCTTGCTGCATCTTTTATAATGGTCGCTGCTATTGCCTTTTGGCATGCATGTCACGCCTTCCCTCCCCCGGCCTGAATGGCACACGTACTTACAAGGAACCGCTATGCAAAATGAAACCAGCCGTCTGGGCGATATCATTATTCAACACCAGGAAAAACTGCTCGAAGGCTGGCTGGCTTCATTGATCTCCCGCATCGGCCGGCGCGATGCGCATGCCGAAACCGAACTTCGCCAGCAGGCCAGCCGCTTCCTCATGCTGGTGGGCACGACGATCAGGAACGCCGGCAGCGCCGATATCGATTCCAATGCCTGGCAGGAGGCCCGCCAGCTGCTGGGCGACATCTCGGCCAACCGTGTGCGCCAGGGCTACAGCTCGATCGAGACCGCCAACTTCGTGTTTTCGCTGAAGGAACCGCTGACGTCCTATCTGAAGACGGAACTGGCGAACGACCCGGCCGCGCTGGTCAATGAAATCATGGCGACCAATTCGCTGTTCGACAGACTGGGCCTGTTCACCGTCGAGTCGTACCAGAAGTCCCGCGAGCAGGTCATCATGCGCCAGCAGCAGGAATTGCTGGAACTGTCGACGCCGGTCGTGCAGCTGTGGAAAGACGTGCTGGCGCTGCCCCTGATCGGCACCCTGGACAGCGCCCGCACCCAGGTGGTGATGGAAAGCCTGCTGCAGAAGATCGTCGATACCGGCGCCTCGATTGCGATCATCGACATCACCGGCGTGCCCACCGTCGACACCCTGGTGGCGCAGCATCTGCTGAAAACCGTTGCAGCCGCACGGCTGATGGGCGCGGACTGCATCATCAGCGGCATCCGGCCCCAGATTGCCCAGACCATCGTCCACCTTGGCGTGAACCTGGAGGACGTAATCACCAAGGCCACCCTGGCCGATGCCTTCCTGGTGGCGCTGCAGCGCGCCGGTTCTGTCATCGTCCAGAAAGACCGTTGAGGTTCATATGGATCGCATCCCTATATTGAAAATGGGCCAGTTGCTGCTGGTCACCATCCAGGTCGACATGCATGACCGTCTGGCAATGACGCTGCAGGATGACCTGACCACCCGTATTGTGAAAGATCGTGCCAAGGGCGTGCTGATCGATATCTCCGCGCTCGATCTGGTAGATTCGTTTATCGGCCGTATGATCAATAATATTGCTGCAATGGCAAAGATTTTGGATGCCGACACGGTACTGGTCGGCATGCAGCCCGCGGTGGCGATTACCCTGGTCGAACTGGGCCTGACGCTGGAAGGCGTGAAGACCGCCCTGAATGTCGAACGCGGCATGACCATGCTGAACCTGGGCAGTTTTTCATGAAGCCCGCTGCACGCCGGATGCCGGCCTGCGGTCGGCACGAAAGGTGACGTCTTGATTGGCAACGACATCGATGTGAAGGTAGTTCCGCTGCGGGCGGACGAGGACGTGGTGCGCATGCGCCAGGTCTTGCGCGAGTGCCTGGTGTCCATCGGCTTTTCCCTGATCGAGCAGACCAAGATGATCACCGCGGCCAGCGAACTCGGGCGCAACACGCTGCGCTATGGCGGCGGCGGCGAGGCGCATATCGAGAAGGTGACCGACGGCGGCCGGCGCGGCGTCATCCTCAGCTTCATCGACCAGGGGCCCGGCATCGAGGATGTCAGCCTGGCGCTGAAGGATGGCTATACCACTGGCAACGGCATGGGCCTGGGCCTGGGCGGCGCGCGCCGTCTGGCCGACGATTTCGAACTGATCACGGCGCCCGGCCAGGGCACGACGGTGCGCATTGCGAAGTGGAAGCTGTTTTGAATTCCCTGGCGCCCCAGACCATCCACCCGGTCACCGACAGCAGCGGCATCGCCGCCGTGCGTCGTGCCGGCAACACCCTGGCCGGCACGCTGGGCTTCAATGAAACCATGGCCGGAAAGGCGGCCCTGGTGATCACCGAGGCCGCCACCAATGTGCTGAAGCATGCCGGCAGCGGCGACATCCTGCTGCGGCCGCTGGAACGGGCCGGCAGCCACGGCATGGAGATCCTGGCCATCGACAATGGGCCGGGCTTCGCCAACCTCGATCTGGCCATGCGCGACGGCATGTCCACCGCCGGCAGTTATGGCGTGGGCCTGGGTGCGATGCAGCGGGTGGCGGACGAATTCGACCTGTACACCGACCGCAATCACGGCACCGTATTGCGCATGGCGGTCTGGCCCACTGCGGCGCCGGTGACGCTGTGGACGGTCGGCGCCGTCTGCCTGCCCCTGCCCAGCGAGCATGCATGCGGCGACGCCTGGGGCTCGGCCTGCAGGAATGCCGAGCTGTTGCTGATGGTGGCCGACGGCCTGGGCCATGGCCCCGAGGCGGCCCGCGCTTCCCAGGCCGCGGTGGCCCTGGTGGATGCGCAGGCATCGTTCGCGCCGGAAGCGCTGGTGCAGGATGCCCATGCCGCGCTGCGCGGCACGCGCGGCGCGGCGCTGGCGGTGGCCTGCCTGAATCTGGCCGAGGGCACGCTGCGCTTTGCCGGCATCGGCAACATCAGCGTCTCGGTGCATGCGGCATCGACTTCCAGGCATCTGGTTTCGCACAATGGCATCGTGGGCAGCAATATGCGCAAGGTGCAGGAATTCCAGATGGACTTCGGCGACGACGACATCCTGATCATGCACAGCGACGGCCTGGCCACCCGCTGGGACCTGGAACGCTATCCCGGCCTGCTGCGGCATCATCCTTCCCTGATCGCCGCGGTGCTGTACCGCGACTATGCCCGCCATCGCGACGATGTCAGCGTGGTGGTGGCTCAGAGGAACCGGGAGTAGCGGCAGATGACCAAGCGCATCCTCACCGTGGGCATCCAGGCCGAGTTCGACGTGGTGGCCTGCCGGCAGCGCGCCCGCCAGATTGCGGCGCTGTGCGGTTTTGGCCTGCAGGACCAGGCCCGCATTGCCACCGCGGTGTCGGAAATCGCGCGCAATGTGTACAACTATGCCGTGCCGGGCCGCGCGGAATTCCTGATCGAGGGCGAGACCGCGCCGCAGGTGCTGATCATCCGCATCGAAGACCATGGCCGCGGCATCGCCGATCTCGATGCCATCCTGGGGGGACAGTACAAGTCGCCAACCGGCATGGGCATGGGCCTGTTGGGCGCGCAGCGGCTGATGGACCGCTTCACGGTCGACACCGGCCCTGGCGGCACCCTGGTGGAACTGAAGAAGCTCTTTCCGGCGCAGGCGCGCCTGCTCACGCCGGCGCTGATCGGCGAGATCGGCGCGCGCCTGGCGGCAATGCCGGCCGAAGCCACGCTGACCGAAGTGCAGCAGCAGAACCGCGAACTGCTGTCCACGCTGGCCGAGTTGAAGGCGCGGCAGGAAGAACTGCTGCAGCTCACGCGCGAGCTGGAAGACACCAACCGCGGCGTGGTGGCGCTGTATGCCGAACTCGATGAAAAGGCCGGCCACCTGCGCCGCGCCGACGAGATGAAGTCGCGCTTCTTGTCCAACATGAGCCATGAGTTCCGCACGCCGCTCAGTTCGATCCGGGCGCTGTCGAAGCTGCTGCTGGACCGGGTCGACGGCGAACTCACGACCGAGCAGGAAAAGCAGGTCACCTTCATCCTGCGCGGCGCGGAAGACCTGTCGGAGCTGGTCAATGACCTGCTCGACCTGGCCAAGATCGAAGCCGGCAAGATCGACATCCGGCCCGGCAAGTTCGAAGTGGCCGAGCTGTTCTCGGCGCTGCGCGGCATGCTGCGCCCGCTTCTGGTGACCGAATCGGTGCGGCTGGAATTCGATGAGCCGGCCGGCGTGCCGGCCCTGTACACCGACGAGGCCAAGCTGTCGCAGATCCTGCGCAATTTCATTTCCAACGCGCTGAAGTTCACCGACGCCGGCGAAGTCAGGATCAGCGCCGTTGCCGTGCCGTCGGAGCAGTCGGTACGGCTGTCGGTCCGCGATACCGGCGTGGGCATTCCGGAGGAAAGCCAGCAGCTGGTGTTCGAGGAATTCACCCAGGTCGAGAACCGGTTGCAGAAGCGGGTCAAGGGCACGGGCCTGGGCCTGCCCCTGTGCCGCAAGCTGGCCGCGCTGCTGGGCGGGCGGGTCGAGCTGCAAAGCAGGCTGGGCGAAGGCTCGACCTTTTCGGTGGTGCTGCCGGTGCGTTACGCGGCGCTGCCGGAGCCGGCCGCCGCGTCGCCTGCGGCCGGCTCCGGCAGTCACGATGACGGCAGCGACGGACGGCTGCCGGTGCTGGTGGTCGAAGACGATGAATCCACCCGCCTGCTGTACGAGCGCTTCCTGCATGGCTCGGCATTCCGGCCGGTGCATGCGACCAGCGTGCGCGAAGCCGAGGAACAGTGGCTGGTGCAGGAGCCGGCGGCGGTGCTGCTGGATGTCAGCCTGAAGGGCGAGGAAACCTGGCGCTGGCTGGCCGACATCAAGAGCGACCAGCGCCGCGCGCGGGTGCCGGTGGTGCTGGCCACCGAGACCGACGACAAGCGCAAGGGCCTGGCACTGGGCGCCGATGCCTATTACATCAAGCCGCTATCACGGCTGGAACTGCTGTCGACGCTGGATTACCTGACTGGCGCCGGCACGCAGACTATCAAGGAGAATCCGTCGTGAGGCGGCTGGCTTTATGAGTGCAAGCATGCATGATCCCCTGGTGCTCAATGTCGACGACAACGACGGCGCCCGCTATGCCAAGACGCGCATCCTGACCCGTGCCGGCCTGACGGTGATCGAGGCCGCCAGCGGCAGTGAAGCCTTGCAGATGGCCAATGAACACCATCCCGACCTGGTGCTGCTGGACATGAAGCTGCCCGACATCCATGGCATGGAGGTATGCCGCATGCTCAAGCGGGATGCGGCTACCGGCTCGATCCTGGTGCTGCAGACCTCGGCATCCTATCTGTCCAGCGCCGACAAGATCCGCG
Coding sequences within:
- a CDS encoding SH3 domain-containing protein — protein: MKRRIVWAAALAAIAATLAAPAARAAEFKSVGAAPAILYDAPSERGRKMFVAPRGMPVEVVLSYGEWTKVRDVAGDLSWVEAKALDNRRHVVVSTAGARVRASADEAGAVVFTADKGVLLELAEPISSGWIKVRHRDGQGGYIRAADIWGD
- a CDS encoding ATP-binding SpoIIE family protein phosphatase, whose protein sequence is MNSLAPQTIHPVTDSSGIAAVRRAGNTLAGTLGFNETMAGKAALVITEAATNVLKHAGSGDILLRPLERAGSHGMEILAIDNGPGFANLDLAMRDGMSTAGSYGVGLGAMQRVADEFDLYTDRNHGTVLRMAVWPTAAPVTLWTVGAVCLPLPSEHACGDAWGSACRNAELLLMVADGLGHGPEAARASQAAVALVDAQASFAPEALVQDAHAALRGTRGAALAVACLNLAEGTLRFAGIGNISVSVHAASTSRHLVSHNGIVGSNMRKVQEFQMDFGDDDILIMHSDGLATRWDLERYPGLLRHHPSLIAAVLYRDYARHRDDVSVVVAQRNRE
- a CDS encoding STAS domain-containing protein, which gives rise to MDRIPILKMGQLLLVTIQVDMHDRLAMTLQDDLTTRIVKDRAKGVLIDISALDLVDSFIGRMINNIAAMAKILDADTVLVGMQPAVAITLVELGLTLEGVKTALNVERGMTMLNLGSFS
- the moeB gene encoding molybdopterin-synthase adenylyltransferase MoeB, translating into MNDQQLLRYSRHILLDPIGIEGQEKLLAGHALVIGAGGLGSPAAFYLASAGVGRITLADNDTVDLTNLQRQILHTTDRVGQPKAQSGKLTLAGINPEVEVVALTERLEGERLRALAAAADVVLDCSDNFATRHAVNAACVAAGVPLVSGAAIRFDGQISVFDSSRPDAPCYACLFPPDQEFEEVQCATMGVFAPLVGIIGTMQAAEALKLLAGLGEPLAGRLLLLDAMSMEWSSIRIQRNPACPVCGGRHAGAPA
- a CDS encoding peptidoglycan DD-metalloendopeptidase family protein; translation: MTVQRWRGAALGLALLLAAGPGGAAKLTERTRQKQAAEAERAVLQQKLTALKRDITRTESAKEDAADALAESEAAISDANRALYDLAREQKDTAGRIARLQKELAQLTKEVDAQKARLSRLLRQQHMAGGEDRIKLLLSGDNPNRVNRDLQYLGYVSQAQARLIESLRADVAAVEKNKADTQEAKEELDEIALEQRDQKALLEREKAKRATLVAQLSNKLGEQRKEVGNIQRDEQRLGGLVDKLARMIEEQRLADIAAEKRRQQQLAAAAAERARQEKLREQQAAAKRQREQQAANAPRGKPLPANNPDAIDADENPSLAANKRERALPPPPPPAPPAGIFPASFPALRGQMAMPVHGEIAARFGGGRGDGPSWKGLFIKAAEGAEVKVVAGGRVVFAEWLRGFGNLIIVDHGGQYMSIYGNNQSLLKRPGDAVRAGEVIASAGNSGGNEQSGLYFEMRHQGRAFDPLGWVTSR
- the secB gene encoding protein-export chaperone SecB, producing MSDENLQPVFQIQRVYLKDVSLEQPNSPTIFLEQEAPNMEVAVDVGAEPLADGIFESTVTITVTAKIKDKVAFLVECKQAGIFEARNIPAEQLDPLLGIGCPNIVYPYLRANIADLITRAGFPPVHLSEINFELFYQQRLQALAEQQGQQAGGAGIVMPDGSQAKH
- the gpmA gene encoding 2,3-diphosphoglycerate-dependent phosphoglycerate mutase, encoding MYKIVLMRHGESTWNLENRFTGWTDVDLTEKGVAEARHAGKLLKDAGLSFDVAYTSVLKRAIRTLWITLDEMDLMWLPVKNDWRLNERHYGALQGLDKAETAAKYGDQQVLVWRRSYDTPPNPLDANDPRASYNDPRYAGLKREQIPLTECLKDTVARVMPAWDEEIAPAIRAGKRIIISAHGNSLRALIKMLDGISDADIVGLNVPNGQPLVYELDANLKPIRSYYLGDADAIAAAMQAVASQGKAK
- a CDS encoding ATP-binding protein — protein: MTKRILTVGIQAEFDVVACRQRARQIAALCGFGLQDQARIATAVSEIARNVYNYAVPGRAEFLIEGETAPQVLIIRIEDHGRGIADLDAILGGQYKSPTGMGMGLLGAQRLMDRFTVDTGPGGTLVELKKLFPAQARLLTPALIGEIGARLAAMPAEATLTEVQQQNRELLSTLAELKARQEELLQLTRELEDTNRGVVALYAELDEKAGHLRRADEMKSRFLSNMSHEFRTPLSSIRALSKLLLDRVDGELTTEQEKQVTFILRGAEDLSELVNDLLDLAKIEAGKIDIRPGKFEVAELFSALRGMLRPLLVTESVRLEFDEPAGVPALYTDEAKLSQILRNFISNALKFTDAGEVRISAVAVPSEQSVRLSVRDTGVGIPEESQQLVFEEFTQVENRLQKRVKGTGLGLPLCRKLAALLGGRVELQSRLGEGSTFSVVLPVRYAALPEPAAASPAAGSGSHDDGSDGRLPVLVVEDDESTRLLYERFLHGSAFRPVHATSVREAEEQWLVQEPAAVLLDVSLKGEETWRWLADIKSDQRRARVPVVLATETDDKRKGLALGADAYYIKPLSRLELLSTLDYLTGAGTQTIKENPS
- a CDS encoding anti-sigma regulatory factor, with amino-acid sequence MRQVLRECLVSIGFSLIEQTKMITAASELGRNTLRYGGGGEAHIEKVTDGGRRGVILSFIDQGPGIEDVSLALKDGYTTGNGMGLGLGGARRLADDFELITAPGQGTTVRIAKWKLF
- a CDS encoding S41 family peptidase produces the protein MSSKFKNFGLIGLGMLAGVVGSMQFDALAQKNAGAPLPVDELRQLADVFGLIKSDYVENVEDRKLLTEAISGMVASLDPHSAYLDKKAFKELREGTQGKFVGLGIEVGMEDGYVKVISPIEDSPAYKAGLKAGDLITRLDSTPVKGMTLDEAVKRMRGEPNTKITLTVARKEEDKPVLITIVRQEIRVQSVKSKLIEPGYAWVRVSQFQEPTVEDMAKKIGALYAQDPNIKGLVLDLRNDPGGVLPGAIGVSAAFLPKDVAIVSTNGQLPDSKATFYARREFYGTRSLSDPLAKLPEAVKNVKMVVLVNSGSASASEIVAGALQDYKRATIMGSQTFGKGSVQTIRQLSADTAVKLTTARYYTPNGRSIQARGIVPDLMVDETPEGDGLNSLRLREADLTKHLSNDKDKEAEVRNKVDELEEEQRLAALDKKRKPLEFGGKDDFQLAQALNHLKGLPVQVAKARVVESKKEPSINDPEDPKKNDGKK
- a CDS encoding rhodanese-like domain-containing protein: MKFFIDNIWLIALALLSGGALFLPTLQRGGARVSLLQATQMLNQGKGVILDIRDQDEFAAGHIRDARHIPLKDLKSRISELDKFKSKSVIVVCSSGAQSARAASQLKSAGFSEVYSLDGGLAAWRAQGLPTAK
- the grxC gene encoding glutaredoxin 3, with product MTAHVLMYSTGVCPYCVMAERLLKAKGVDEIEKVRIDLDPEQRNHMMQKTGRRTVPQIYIGDTHVGGFDDLSALDRAGKLEPLLRGE
- a CDS encoding STAS domain-containing protein, with the protein product MQNETSRLGDIIIQHQEKLLEGWLASLISRIGRRDAHAETELRQQASRFLMLVGTTIRNAGSADIDSNAWQEARQLLGDISANRVRQGYSSIETANFVFSLKEPLTSYLKTELANDPAALVNEIMATNSLFDRLGLFTVESYQKSREQVIMRQQQELLELSTPVVQLWKDVLALPLIGTLDSARTQVVMESLLQKIVDTGASIAIIDITGVPTVDTLVAQHLLKTVAAARLMGADCIISGIRPQIAQTIVHLGVNLEDVITKATLADAFLVALQRAGSVIVQKDR